Proteins encoded by one window of Anguilla rostrata isolate EN2019 chromosome 9, ASM1855537v3, whole genome shotgun sequence:
- the LOC135262857 gene encoding latent-transforming growth factor beta-binding protein 3-like isoform X8, with translation MLRAWATTQAGNRWHKPTLSSLCPWRKGAGITPQKFKVRVHHSSDTSVVIHSLDQSRSDVKRPTKPLPRLVHPTHKPRGRCFQETTSKQDCSSNPLPGLTNQEDCCGSVGNSWGQNKCYKCPPVLPYPGPQKLQNIIEDRGSTCPHGYKRLNRTHCQDINECTMQGVCQHGECLNTQGSFLCACKPGYVLDRTRCVVEPLVELGLCFRMMTRAGQCEHALPTELSQEMCCCTVGRAWGSRCERCPQDGTASFSKICPAGKGYSFQSYRGTLSFPPQILQILPNREPRPQIPKTEKGKRQQEAKFPVPRREVPVEATTPMQISTLSSHGPRIPKIIAKPTPPPIVRLYPERGAFEVAQTQVTQTDECRPDRNICGHGECISGLTGFSCRCNAGYRLHAQRKSCVDEDECDSDPCGPGRGSCINTMGSYRCRCLHGYKLMVHKGKLKCIDVNECSKPHTCGEGGRCVNFPGSYKCDCFTGYKSKSPRQPFCEDIDECRDPNACPNEQCENTPGSYDCVPCMPGHEVRGGVCYDIDECQNRDVCLNGRCENLRGTYRCLCNEGFLHESDSQGCRDIDECEDHRLCANGRCLNTEGSFICQCYPGYKPTKEGSHCEDINECERPANCQRGHCINTMGSYRCECQKGFMLVNGRRCQDIDECARDRGLCQPHGVCENKPGTYICVCNEGFASTQDKRSCEAEIEVYVDEKKECYLNLDDTVFCDSVLATNITKQECCCSIGVGWGDHCEIYPCPVYHSVEFHSLCPIGKGFYHQEGVTEYGLAVHRDIDECVLFSNEICKEGRCMNTQPGYECYCQQGFYYDSNLLECIDVDECHDESLCDNGRCINTRGSFYCSCNSPWAPDASKKKCVIPTVSGVDECQDPSNCKNGHCVDTSESFYCICSPPFILATDRNSCVTPEEQADVNECQDPSYCKNGRCVNTPGSFHCICAQPLTFSAALKQCVYDDRTAAHRDVCFLEVDEGLICTMPRKDIVVTYSQCCCHYGRGWGPECRTCPERNSAIFNRLCQMHLETESDGEGDSLAAFAHYNPAGDSSEEDSDECSCANGRCVRSYLGTMCECNPGFRMDHSRTRCVDIDECGEPGIRVNSCKNARCVNTMGSFKCLCKVGFAPARRTNMCVRTKTR, from the exons TGTAGCAGTAACCCCCTCCCTGGATTGACCAATCAAGAGGATTGCTGTGGCAGCGTGGGAAATTCCTGGGGGCAGAACAAATGCTACAAGTGCCCCCCTGTGTTGCCCT ACCCTGGACCCCAAAAACTCCAAAACATCATTGAGGACCGTGGCTCTACCTGCCCACATGGCTATAAGAGACTGAACAGAACCCATTGCCAAG ACATCAACGAGTGCACGATGCAGGGCGTGTGTCAGCACGGAGAGTGCCTGAACACGCAGGGCAGTTTCCTGTGTGCTTGCAAGCCCGGCTACGTCCTGGACAGGACAAGATGCGTGG TAGAGCCCCTGGTGGAGCTGGGGCTCTGCTTTCGCATGATGACGAGGGCGGGGCAGTGTGAGCACGCCCTGCCCACCGAGCTCTCTCAGGAGATGTGCTGCTGCACCGTGGGCAGGGCCTGGGGCAGCAGGTGTGAAAGGTGTCCCCAGGATGGCACAG CCTCTTTTAGCAAGATTTGTCCTGCAGGGAAGGGCTACTCCTTCCAGAGTTACAGAGGAACCCTGTCATTCCCGCCCCAGATCCTGCAGATCCTCCCAAACCGGGAACCGCGACCCCAGATCCCCAAGACTGAAAAGGGAAAGCGGCAGCAAG AAGCCAAGTTCCCA GTGCCCCGGAGAGAGGTTCCTGTGGAGGCGACCACCCCCATGCAGATCTCCACCCTCAGCAGCCATGGGCCCCGGATCCCTA AAATCATAGCCAAACCGACTCCACCTCCCATAGTGAGGCTCTACCCAGAAAGAGGCGCCTTTGAAGTGGCACAGACACAGGTCACAC AGACGGACGAATGCAGACCGGACAGGAACATCTGTGGCCATGGGGAGTGCATCAGCGGGCTCACTGGGTTCAGCTGCCGCTGCAATGCAGGGTATCGACTCCATGCCCAGAGGAAGAGCTGCGTGG ACGAGGATGAATGTGATTCCGACCCCTGTGGCCCAGGGAGAGGCTCTTGCATCAACACCATGGGCTCCTATAGGTGCCGATGTCTCCACGGCTACAAGCTCATGGTCCACAAAGGAAAGCTCAAGTGTATTG ATGTGAATGAGTGTTCCAAGCCCCACACatgtggggagggagggcgcTGCGTCAATTTCCCTGGCTCTTACAAGTGCGACTGCTTCACGGGCTACAAGAGCAAGTCCCCTCGACAGCCGTTCTGTGAGG ACATTGATGAGTGCCGGGACCCCAACGCCTGTCCTAACGAACAGTGTGAGAACACGCCTGGCTCGTACGACTGCGTGCCGTGCATGCCCGGCCACGAGGTCCGAGGGGGGGTCTGTTACG ATATCGATGAATGCCAGAACAGAGACGTGTGCCTCAATGGACGGTGTGAGAATTTGAGAGGCACCTACCGCTGCCTGTGCAATGAAGGCTTCCTGCACGAGTCTGACAGCCAGGGCTGCAGAG ACATTGACGAGTGCGAAGACCACAGGTTGTGTGCCAACGGGCGCTGCCTCAACACGGAGGGGTCCTTCATTTGTCAGTGCTACCCAGGGTACAAGCCCACCAAGGAAGGGAGCCACTGTGAAG ATATAAATGAGTGTGAGCGACCAGCAAACTGCCAGAGGGGGCACTGTATCAATACAATGGGATCCTATCGGTGTGAGTGCCAGAAGGGCTTCATGCTGGTCAACGGGAGGCGATGCCAAG ATATTGACGAGTGTGCCAGGGACAGAGGTCTCTGCCAGCCCCACGGAGTGTGTGAGAACAAGCCGGGCACGTACATCTGCGTCTGCAACGAGGGCTTTGCCAGCACCCAGGACAAGCGCAGCTGTGAGG CAGAGATTGAGGTGTATGTGGACGAAAAGAAGGAGTGCTACCTGAACCTGGATGACACGGTGTTCTGCGACAGTGTGCTGGCCACCAACATTACCAAGCAGGAGTGCTGCTGCTCCATTGGCGTGGGCTGGGGGGACCACTGTGAAATTTACCCCTGTCCCGTCTACCACTCAG TGGAGTTCCACTCTCTGTGTCCCATTGGGAAAGGGTTTTACCACCAGGAAGGTGTAACCGAGTATGGCCTGGCAGTTCACCGTG ATATTGATGAGTGCGTGCTCTTTTCCAATGAGATCTGCAAGGAGGGCCGGTGCATGAACACCCAGCCTGGATATGAGTGCTACTGCCAGCAGGGCTTCTACTACGACAGCAACCTGCTGGAGTGCATCG ATGTTGACGAATGCCACGATGAGTCGCTGTGTGACAACGGGCGATGCATCAATACCCGAGGGTCCTTCTACTGCTCATGCAACTCCCCCTGGGCCCCTGACGCCtccaaaaagaaatgtgtgatCCCCACTGTCTCGG GTGTGGACGAGTGTCAGGACCCCTCCAACTGTAAGAACGGGCACTGTGTGGACACCTCAGAGTCCTTCTACTGCATCTGCTCCCCACCCTTTATCCTTGCCACTGATCGCAACAGCTGTGTCACGCCAGAGGAACAGGCAG ATGTGAACGAGTGCCAGGACCCTTCGTACTGTAAGAACGGGAGGTGTGTTAACACACCTGGCTCCTTCCACTGTATCTGCGCTCAGCCGCTCACCTTCAGCGCTGCTCTGAAGCAGTGCGTCTACGACG ACCGCACGGCTGCTCACAGGGACGTGTGTTTCCTGGAGGTAGATGAGGGCCTGATCTGCACCATGCCCCGGAAGGACATTGTGGTCACAtactctcagtgctgctgccacTACGGGCGTGGTTGGGGGCCTGAATGTCGCACCTGTCCAGAAAGGAACTCAG CGATCTTCAACCGTCTGTGTCAGATGCACTTGGAAACAGAGTCTGACGGTGAGGGCGATTCCTTGGCAGCTTTCGCCCACTACAATCCAG CAGGGGACAGCTCAGAAGAAGACTCAGATGAGTGCAGCTGTGCGAATGGCCGCTGTGTGCGGTCCTACCTGGGCACCATGTGCGAGTGCAACCCAGGATTCCGGATGGACCACTCTCGCACCCGCTGCGTAG ATATTGATGAGTGCGGCGAACCTGGCATCCGGGTGAATTCCTGCAAGAATGCCCGCTGTGTCAACACCATGGGCTCCTTCAAGTGCCTCTGCAAAGTTGGCTTCGCTCCAGCGCGGCGGACgaacatgtgtgtgcgcacgaaGACCCGATAA